In the Setaria italica strain Yugu1 chromosome VI, Setaria_italica_v2.0, whole genome shotgun sequence genome, one interval contains:
- the LOC105914683 gene encoding disease resistance protein RGA2 has product MAESLLLPVVRGVVGKAADALVQSITRMWGVDNDRLKLERHLVYVQSLLADAEAKSETNHAVRTWMKELKAAAYQADDVLDDFQYEALRREALSGQSTASKVLSNFTSKNRLVFRHKASRDLKNVLEKIDELVTEMTKFGLVALAEAPLQALPRQTHSALDESREIIGRKDDKDGVVELLLNQQDRRDVQVLPILGMGGVGKTTLAKMVYNNDKIQKHFELRMWHCVSENFEAIPLVRSVIELATNSTCGLPDTIELLRGKLQEAIGRKRFLLILDDVWNEDQNKWEDDLRPLLCSSIGGSGSTIVVTSRSRQVASIMGTLPPHELVCLSEDDSWKLFSNKAFSKGVQEQAEFVKIGRCISKKCKGLPLALKTMGGLMSSKQQIQEWEAIADCNISDTNRGKDEVLPILKLSYKYLSPEMKQCFAFCSVFPKDYEMEKDMLIQLWMANGYLCEEGTMDLTQKGEYVFNELAWRTFFQDVILVREPCWPYFIYASKQEINGCKMHDLMHDLAKDVANECANAEELIQQNLPVNDVRHLHISEYYQLNKISQLLGGTMYLRTLLMPLSSYKDLVKSKLMSSRALRICCGHTPIVHMELTRTAHLRYLDLSGSMIVSLPNSICMLYNLLSLRLNGCSELQYLPEGMRTMRKLCHIYLLGCCRLERMPPKLSVLHNLRTLTTFVVGTKDGCGIEELEDLRQIGGRLELYNLWEVKCGSKANLHEKHNLNELLLYWDHFRDEYDKSTIGEATNHEQVLESLVPHDKLKILEVHSYGGLTISEWMGNPQMFRCLRELIMVFCPWCKDLPIVWLSSSLEHLCLQGMESLTTLCKNIDVEAEADNTSLQIFPKLKRMELIALPELDRWAENSAGEILSSVMFPRLEKLEIENCDKLASLPKLPVLTYLNLSGREGNNSTGALISMPLGSLPSLIHLRISFLLVDVVMPPDGEESQSQRPLDTLRYLKLQGDDAFITIFNKSKLQLGLRDYLVSVEELDIRSLDIVRWPVEELRCFPRLRFLSIWDCSKLEGKSSSSEEDGILPLLPKFPASLEEIWIDNNRSLVALPSNLGDLTKLRRLTVQCCVALKALPDGMDGLTSLDIGYCPGIEKFPQGLQQRLPALKFLYIWGCPDLQRRCREGGEYFDLIASIPHKYIEAPAQAQPRKWFLPSCGGGSQGN; this is encoded by the coding sequence ATGGCAGAGTCGCTGCTGCTCCCCGTGGTGCGCGGCGTCGTCGGCAAGGCGGCTGACGCTCTCGTACAGAGCATCACTCGCATGTGGGGCGTCGACAACGACCGCCTCAAGCTCGAGCGCCACCTGGTGTACGTGCAGTCCTTGCTGGCCGACGCCGAGGCGAAGAGCGAGACCAACCACGCCGTCCGGACGTGGATGAAGGAGCTCAAGGCCGCCGCGTACCAGGCCGACGACGTCCTCGACGACTTCCAGTACGAGGCGCTGCGCCGTGAGGCCCTGAGCGGCCAGTCCACGGCAAGCAAGGTACTGAGCAACTTCACCTCAAAGAATCGTCTTGTATTCCGTCATAAAGCGAGCAGAGACCTGAAGAACGTGCTCGAAAAGATTGACGAGCTCGTGACCGAGATGACAAAGTTTGGCCTGGTGGCGCTTGCGGAGGCGCCGCTGCAAGCTCTTCCTCGGCAGACGCACTCAGCACTGGATGAATCCAGGGAGATAATTGGCAGAAAAGATGACAAAGATGGGGTGGTGGAACTGTTGCTGAACCAGCAAGATCGGCGGGATGTACAAGTGCTGCCCATCCTTGGAATGGGGGGTGTGGGTAAGACCACGCTAGCCAAGATGGTGTACAACAACGACAAAATTCAGAAGCACTTTGAATTGAGGATGTGGCACTGCGTGTCAGAAAACTTTGAAGCTATTCCTCTTGTTAGATCTGTAATTGAGTTGGCTACAAATAGCACATGTGGTCTGCCTGACACGATCGAGCTTCTGCGAGGAAAACTGCAGGAAGCTATTGGCCGCAAAAGGTTCCTACTCATTCTCGACGATGTGTGGAACGAAGACCAAAACAAATGGGAGGATGACTTGAGGCCGCTACTCTGTTCTTCAATTGGTGGATCAGGAAGTACGATAGTTGTCACAAGTAGAAGCCGACAAGTGGCGTCAATAATGGGCACCCTTCCACCTCATGAATTAGTGTGTTTGAGTGAAGATGATTCATGGAAATTGTTCTCAAACAAAGCATTTAGTAAAGGAGTGCAAGAGCAAGCAGAGTTTGTCAAAATTGGCAGATGTATCAGCAAGAAGTGTAAGGGACTGCCTCTTGCACTGAAGACAATGGGTGGACTGATGAGTTCAAAACAACAAATCCAGGAATGGGAGGCTATTGCAGATTGCAATATTAGTGATACCAATAGAGGTAAAGATGAGGTATTGCCCATACTAAAACTGAGCTACAAGTACTTGTCCCCTGAGATGAAGCAATGCTTTGCCTTCTGTTCAGTTTTCCCCAAGGACTATGAGATGGAGAAGGACATGTTGATTCAACTATGGATGGCAAACGGTTATCTTTGTGAAGAGGGGACGATGGACTTGACACAAAAAGGGGAATATGTCTTCAACGAGTTGGCTTGGAGGACCTTTTTCCAAGATGTGATATTAGTGAGGGAGCCCTGTTGGCCTTATTTTATATATGCCTCAAAACAAGAGATAAATGGATGCAAAATGCACGACTTGATGCATGACCTTGCAAAAGATGTTGCAAATGAATGTGCAAATGCGGAAGAGTTAATTCAGCAAAACCTGCCTGTAAATGACGTCCGTCACTTGCATATTTCGGAATATTATCAATTGAACAAAATCAGCCAGTTACTCGGAGGCACTATGTATCTTCGCACTTTGTTGATGCCACTGTCATCGTACAAGGATCTAGTGAAGTCAAaactgatgtcatcaagagcATTGCGTATTTGTTGTGGACATACTCCAATCGTCCATATGGAGCTCACACGCACAGCACATTTGCGGTATCTTGATCTCTCAGGCTCGATGATTGTTAGCTTGCCAAACTCAATCTGCATGTTGTATAACTTACTGTCTTTGAGGCTTAATGGCTGCTCCGAACTACAATATTTACCTGAGGGTATGAGAACTATGAGGAAGCTCTGCCATATTTATCTCTTGGGGTGTTGTAGATTGGAACGAATGCCCCCAAAACTTAGTGTACTACACAACCTTCGCACACTAACAACATTTGTTGTGGGCACAAAAGATGGATGTGGAATCGAGGAGCTCGAAGACCTACGACAGATTGGCGGCAGGTTGGAACTGTATAATTTGTGGGAAGTAAAGTGTGGGTCGAAGGCCAATCTCCATGAAAAACATAATCTAAATGAACTATTGTTGTATTGGGATCATTTTCGTGATGAATATGACAAGTCTACAATTGGTGAGGCCACTAATCATGAACAAGTATTGGAATCTCTTGTACCGCATGATAAGCTAAAAATTTTGGAGGTGCATAGTTATGGTGGCCTCACAATCTCGGAATGGATGGGAAACCCTCAAATGTTCCGGTGCTTGAGAGAACTTATTATGGTCTTCTGCCCATGGTGTAAGGACCTGCCAATAGTATGGTTGTCATCCTCTCTTGAGCATTTGTGTTTACAGGGTATGGAAAGCTTGACCACGTTGTGTAAGAACATCGACGTGGAAGCTGAAGCAGACAATACCTCTCTGCAAATATTCCCCAAGCTAAAGAGGATGGAATTAATTGCTTTGCCTGAGTTGGATAGATGGGCAGAAAATAGTGCTGGAGAGATTCTTAGCTCGGTGATGTTTCCCCGGCTGGAAAAACTAGAAATTGAGAATTGTGATAAGCTTGCAAGTCTCCCAAAGTTACCGGTTCTCACATATCTCAATCTATCTGGTCGCGAAGGGAATAATTCTACAGGAGCTCTTATTTCGATGCCTTTGGGCTCTTTGCCATCTCTTATCCACTTAAGAATATCATTTTTGCTGGTAGACGTGGTGATGCCTCCAGACGGCGAGGAAAGCCAGAGTCAAAGACCTTTGGACACACTACGATATTTGAAGCTTCAGGGTGACGATGCCTTCATAACGATATTTAATAAATCCAAATTGCAACTTGGGCTTAGGGACTACTTGGTCTCTGTGGAAGAATTGGATATCAGGTCATTGGATATTGTCCGCTGGCCCGTGGAGGAACTCCGTTGTTTTCCTCGCCTTCGATTTCTGAGCATTTGGGATTGCTCCAAACTTGAGGGGAAGAGCTCGTCATCTGAGGAAGACGGAATCCTTCCTCTGCTCCCCAAGTTTCCCGCATCCCTCGAGGAAATCTGGATTGACAACAACAGAAGTTTGGTGGCGCTGCCTTCAAACCTCGGAGATCTGACCAAGCTGAGGAGACTCACCGTGCAGTGTTGCGTTGCACTGAAAGCGTTGCCAGATGGGATGGATGGTCTCACTTCCCTTGATATTGGATACTGTCCAGGGATAGAGAAATTTCCGCAGGGTCTCCAGCAGCGGCTCCCAGCCCTCAAATTCCTATACATATGGGGCTGCCCTGACCTGCAGAGGCGTTGCAGAGAAGGTGGGGAGTACTTTGACTTGATCGCTTCTATTCCCCATAAATACATTGAAGCACCCGCACAGGCACAGCCACGAAAGTGGTTCCTTCCCTCGTGCGGTGGTGGTTCTCAAGGCAACTGA
- the LOC101774527 gene encoding protein FAR1-RELATED SEQUENCE 5-like, protein MKVLLTTLHFVDPGYGKSIQFYVHGEYYHDDHGGGNENSDSECSDDEEVLSGAIGRCGGDPVGVSSWFGIEHQFNQIFYLSIGIRGPDKREENSKYSRPETRCMCQARMKISLTDGLYYIYEFEPEHNHILATAIQAQYLRSQRRITTAQIVSVEAAKAVGISNKATFDLMAKEAGGNENLGFTREDMKNKLYSKRSMKVKQGDTGGVLEYLEKKASEDGKFFHSFQVDDDDLITNIFWADSKMVSDYEIYGDVVCFDTTYRKLNDGRPFGLLVGVNNHKKTTIFGAALLYDETAESFVWLFKTFLAVMSGKKPKTILTDEDAAMAKAIKLVLPESHHRICIWHMNQNACKHLSGVVEEYKKFNTDFQNCIYDQEDEEDFINAWNNLLDKYKLQENKWLERLFDKREQWALAYGRNTFSADMVSTQRSESMNNELKGYISVKYDILTFFEHFDRLVGDKRYEEVKYDFKATQSTPKLKADLTILRHAAKIYTPAVFKLVQEQVMQTLNCDLFYSGDIDAEKVYKIKVYGKKNEHVVKFSALEGHVKCSCKKFEFAGILCCHALKILDINNIKKIPEQYILNRWTIDAKVVHIKSNPEIHEDPKIKLSKRRKVLCRIFLQLANRAAESDETYSIAVNSAEKLAEDVEKSLKNRGDTDTGSSSQPQGLHWNTTCLNPTYATQFISTLQPDQAIKPKGVKVKEKAIHGSDRPIGGFEKATQKRKKNKNDPKTSGSASGFEKATRKRKKTNNDSKASSSAMESDIVTHLRPQVILV, encoded by the exons ATGAAGGTGCTTCTTACTACATTGCACTTTGTTGATCCAGGCTATGGCAAAAGTATTCAGTTTTATGTACATG GTGAATACTATCACGACGATCATGGCGGCGGCAATGAGAACTCCGACTCCGAGTgctccgacgacgaggaggtcCTGAGCGGCGCGATcgggcggtgcggcggcgaTCCTGTCGGAG TTTCTTCATGGTTTGGGATAGAACATCAATTTAatcaaattttttatttatcaaTAGGTATTCGGGGTCCtgataaaagagaagaaaattccAAGTACAGTAGGCCTGAGACACGATGCATGTGTCAAGCACGCATGAAGATAAGTCTCACGGATGGGTTGTACTACATCTATGAATTTGAGCCTGAGCATAACCATATTCTTGCTACTGCCATCCAAGCCCAGTACTTAAGATCTCAAAGGAGAATAACTACAGCACAGATTGTCAGTGTCGAAGCTGCTAAAGCGGTTGGGATTTCAAATAAAGCCACTTTTGATCTCATGGCAAAAGAAGCCGGTGGAAATGAGAATCTTGGATTTACGCGTGAagatatgaaaaataaattatattCAAAGAGATCAATGAAGGTAAAACAAGGAGACACGGGAGGAGTGTTGGAATATTTGGAGAAGAAAGCATCAGAAGATGGGAAGTTTTTCCATTCCTTTCAGGTTGACGATGATGACTTGATAACGAATATTTTTTGGGCTGATTCTAAAATGGTTTCAGACTATGAAATTTATGGTGATGTCGTTTGCTTTGACACAACATACAGAAAGCTAAATGATGGGCGTCCATTCGGTTTGCTAGTTGGAGTGAACAATCATAAGAAAACTACTATTTTTGGTGCTGCACTTTTGTATGACGAAACTGCTGAAAGTTTTGTGTGGCTTTTCAAAACCTTTTTAGCTGTTATGTCAGGCAAGAAGCCAAAGACCATTTTAACTGATGAAGATGCAGCAATGGCAAAAGCAATCAAGCTAGTGCTACCAGAGAGTCATCACAGGATTTGTATTTGGCATATGAACCAGAATGCATGCAAGCACCTTTCTGGAGTTGTGGAAGAATATAAGAAGTTCAATACAGATTTTCAAAACTGTATTTATGATcaagaggatgaggaggattTTATAAACGCGTGGAACAATTTGCTAGATAAGTATAAgctacaagaaaataaatggctCGAAAGATTATTTGATAAAAGGGAGCAATGGGCCTTAGCATATGGACGAAATACATTTTCTGCTGATATGGTTAGCACTCAAAGAAGTGAAAGCATGAATAATGAATTGAAGGGATATATTAGTGTCAAATATGATATACTTACTTTTTTTGAGCACTTTGACAGGTTGGTGGGAGATAAAAGATATGAAGAGGTAAAATATGATTTCAAAGCAACACAAAGTACACCAAAGTTGAAAGCAGACCTGACAATACTAAGGCATGCAGCAAAAATTTATACCCCAGCAGTATTCAAGCTAGTACAAGAACAAGTGATGCAAACACTAAACTGCGATCTATTCTATTCTGGTGATATTGATGCTGAAAAGGTGTACAAAATAAAGGTTTATGGTAAGAAAAACGAGCATGTCGTAAAGTTTTCTGCACTTGAAGGTCATGTGAAGTGTAGCTGCAAAAAGTTCGAATTTGCTGGAATCTTATGCTGCCATGCATTGAAGATACTTGATATtaacaatataaaaaaaattcctgaaCAATACATACTCAACAGATGGACAATTGATGCAAAAGTGGTTCATATAAAGAGCAACCCTGAGATACATGAAGATCCCAAAATAAAGCTATCCAAACGCAGAAAAGTGTTGTGTAGAATATTCCTTCAGTTAGCTAACCGAGCTGCAGAATCCGATGAAACATACTCTATTGCTGTGAACAGTGCAGAGAAATTAGCAGAGGATGTGGAGAAAAGCTTGAAAAATAGAGGCGATACAGATACGGGTAGTTCATCTCAGCCGCAAGGTTTGCACTGGAATACTACTTGCCTTAACCCCACATATGCCACACAATTTATTT CTACACTACAACCAGACCAGGCTATAAAACCAAAAGGTGTCAAGGTTAAGGAGAAGGCAATCCATGGATCTGACAGACCAATTGGTGGATTTGAGAAGGCAacacaaaagagaaaaaagaataagaaTGACCCAAAGACATCTGGTTCTGCATCTGGTTTTGAGAAGGCAACACGAAAGAGGAAAAAGACCAACAATGACTCAAAGGCATCTAGCTCAGCAATGGAATCAGATATTGTGACACATTTGCGACCACAAGTCATATTGGTATAA
- the LOC101773568 gene encoding uncharacterized protein LOC101773568 yields MAASPPESSRLRMGDDIAWSEINGVYDRDDSLKENTNPKCLLKNHPHHNNGSSQRFSGNLKPTAAPIIGLSGKLGGARRQHHYPPAIFPKKAKTGGGGRAPKAAVPEPGSPKVSCIGKVLSDRERARLGRPPRTRGSSRPPGCCGGFGFLMRRSRSRNSAVECVDQSPPPPSSLPPLAEAARRRETKEVEEEEDDDEVPAVAVPGLGGMRRFASGRRAAGWAAEMEDDGRVARSGPL; encoded by the coding sequence atggccgcctcgccgccggagTCCTCGCGCCTCCGCATGGGCGACGACATCGCCTGGTCCGAGATCAACGGCGTCTACGACCGCGACGACTCCCTCAAGGAGAACACCAACCCCAAGTGCCTCCTCAAGAACCACCCCCACCACAACAACGGCTCCTCGCAGCGGTTCTCCGGCAACCTCAAGCCGACGGCCGCGCCCATCATCGGGCTCTCGGGGAAGCTCggtggcgcgcggcggcagcaCCACTACCCGCCGGCCATCTTCCCCAAGAAGGCcaagaccggcggcggcgggcgcgcgcccAAGGCGGCCGTCCCGGAGCCCGGGTCCCCCAAGGTCTCCTGCATCGGGAAGGTCCTCTCCGACCGCGAGCGCGCGCGCCTCGGCCGCCCGCCGAGGACGCGCGGGAGCTCGAGGCCGCCGGGGTGCTGCGGCGGGTTTGGGTTCCTGATGCGGCGCAGCCGGTCCAGGAACAGCGCCGTGGAGTGCGTCGACcagtccccgccgccgccgtcgtctttGCCGCCTCTGGCtgaggcggcgaggcggagggagacgaaggaggtggaggaggaggaggacgacgacgaggtgccggcggtggcggtgccgggGCTGGGAGGCATGCGGCGGTTCGCGTcggggaggcgggcggcggggtgggcggccgAGATGGAGGACGACGGACGCGTGGCGAGATCTGGGCCGTTGTAG
- the LOC101774919 gene encoding heat shock 70 kDa protein BIP4, which translates to MVIAQLKDKAMEYLGGPVDYAVMTIPQHYSGRSRDTAMMAGMLAGLHIVDMVPEPISVAVAYGLRTKLREGANALVLHVGGGTADASVVTLMDRDDFDQKVVDYFAELVRMKHGKDAGGDSIALAKLRTACERAKKALSNQEHVQVTVESLFDGVDFSETLSRSKFEELNDDAFRRVVALVRRVMLEAEERRGNIKIDEIILVGTSTMIPKIQRLVKESFNGMEPSIRVKPDEAAALGAVVHAYSVY; encoded by the exons ATGGTGATCGCCCAGCTCAAGGACAAGGCCATGGAGTACCTCGGCGGTCCGGTCGACTACGCCGTCATGACCATTCCGCAGCATTACAGTGGGCGGTCCAGGGACACGGCTATGATGGCCGGCATGCTTGCCGGGCTACACATAGTGGACATGGTCCCCGAACCCATTTCAGTTGCCGTCGCTTATGGCCTCCGCACCAAGCTGCGAGAGGGCGCCAACGCACTAGTGCTCCATGTCGGAGGCGGCACGGCTGATGCGAGCGTCGTCACGCTTATGGATC GAGATGATTTTGATCAGAAGGTCGTGGACTATTTCGCCGAGCTAGTGAGGATGAAGCACGGAAAGGACGCCGGTGGGGATTCGATCGCTCTTGCAAAACTGAGGACGGCATGTGAGCGTGCCAAGAAGGCATTGAGCAACCAAGAGCATGTTCAAGTGACTGTTGAGTCTCTTTTCGACGGCGTGGATTTCTCCGAGACATTGTCACGGTCAAAGTTTGAGGAATTGAACGATGATGCGTTCCGCAGAGTTGTTGCGTTGGTAAGGAGAGTGATGCTAGAagcagaggaaaggaggggCAACATCAAGATCGATGAGATTATTCTTGTTGGTACAAGCACCATGATCCCAAAGATCCAGAGACTTGTCAAGGAATCCTTTAATGGGATGGAGCCAAGCATAAGGGTGAAACCAGATGAAGCAGCTGCTCTTGGAGCAGTAGTTCATGCATATTCTGTTTATTGA
- the LOC111257545 gene encoding uncharacterized protein LOC111257545 translates to MFQFYIPSWVAFTDDGATLVGEAARNHAGADPEAVIFGFKRLLGLRSNVMWGRQYSRRPRTRGAAGAELKGAHGLEEPKEV, encoded by the exons ATGTTCCAATTCTACATCCCGTCCTGGGTCGCCTTCACCGACGACGGCGCCACCCTCGTCGGCGAGGCCGCCAGGAACCACGCCGGCGCTGATCCTGAAGCCGTGATCTTCGGTTTCAAGCGCTTGCTCGGGCTAAG ATCAAATGTCATGTGGGGCCGACAGTACAGCCGCCGGCCTCGAACACGAGGTGCAGCCGGAGCAGAACTCAAGGGTGCGCATGGCCTGGAAGAACCCAAGGAGGTTTAG
- the LOC101773157 gene encoding transcription factor TGAL4-like isoform X1 produces the protein MASQFDQVPQQIQHKDMATGSTPKTGKALDPKTVRRLAQNREAARKSRLRKKAYIQQLESSKLKLAQMEQDVQRARSQGLFLGGGPGANTSSGAAMFDVGYARWLDDHGRRMAELQGALHAHLPDGDLRAIVDDTLTHHDELFQLKVVAAKSDVSHLITGAWTTPAERCFLWMGGFRPSDLLKTLLPQLDPLTEQQVVGICNLQRSSQEAEEALSQGLEQLHQSLADTMAGGSLIDDINMSFMGQMALALGKLANLEGFVIQADNLRQQALHQMHRILTVRQAARCFLAIGEYHNRLRALSSLWASRPREMLVADEGNCGEISVATQPSQSQFSSLLTHAVELTFSLGAREK, from the exons atGGCCAGCCAATTTGATCAAGTTCCACAGCAGATTCAGCACAAG GACATGGCTACAGGTTCCACTCCGAAGACTGGCAAGGCTCTTGATCCAAAG ACAGTCAGAAGACTTGCTCAGAATCGCGAAGCTGCACGCAAAAGCCGGCTGCGAAAGAAG GCTTACATCCAGCAACTTGAGAGCAGCAAACTGAAACTTGCTCAGATGGAACAGGACGTGCAGCGAGCCCGTTCCCAG GGTCTCTTTCTTGGAGGAGGTCCAGGTGCAAACACCAGCTCAG GCGCCGCGATGTTCGACGTGGGGTACGCCCGATGGCTGGACGACCACGGCCGGCGCATGGCCGAGCTGCAGGGAGCCCTGCACGCGCATCTGCCGGATGGTGACCTCAGAGCCATCGTCGACGACACCCTGACTCACCATGACGAGCTCTTCCAGCTCAAGGTCGTGGCAGCCAAGTCCGACGTGTCCCACCTCATCACCGGGGCGTGGACGACCCCGGCGGAGCGTTGCTTTCTCTGGATGGGTGGATTCAGGCCCTCTGATCTGCTCAAG ACACTGCTACCCCAGCTAGATCCCCTGACTGAGCAGCAAGTGGTAGGCATATGCAACCTTCAACGGTCATCACAGGAGGCAGAGGAAGCTCTCTCCCAGGGCCTGGAGCAGCTGCATCAGTCACTAGCTGACACCATGGCAGGTGGATCTCTGATTGACGACATCAACATGAGCTTCATGGGTCAAATGGCCCTTGCCCTCGGCAAGCTGGCAAACCTTGAAGGTTTTGTGATACAG GCTGATAACTTGAGGCAGCAGGCTCTTCATCAGATGCACCGGATTCTGACAGTTAGGCAGGCAGCTAGGTGTTTCTTGGCCATTGGTGAGTACCACAATCGTCTTCGTGCCCTAAGCTCCCTCTGGGCTTCTCGACCTCGAGA GATGCTGGTGGCAGATGAAGGCAATTGTGGAGAGATAAGCGTTGCGACACAGCCATCCCAAAGCCAATTTTCCAGCCTTCTGACGCATGCTGTGGAACTAACCTTCAGCTTAGGAGCAAGAGAAAAATGA
- the LOC101773157 gene encoding transcription factor TGAL4-like isoform X2, with protein MASQFDQVPQQIQHKDMATGSTPKTGKALDPKTVRRLAQNREAARKSRLRKKAYIQQLESSKLKLAQMEQDVQRARSQGLFLGGGPGANTSSGAAMFDVGYARWLDDHGRRMAELQGALHAHLPDGDLRAIVDDTLTHHDELFQLKVVAAKSDVSHLITGAWTTPAERCFLWMGGFRPSDLLKTLLPQLDPLTEQQVVGICNLQRSSQEAEEALSQGLEQLHQSLADTMAGGSLIDDINMSFMGQMALALGKLANLEGFVIQADNLRQQALHQMHRILTVRQAARCFLAIGCWWQMKAIVER; from the exons atGGCCAGCCAATTTGATCAAGTTCCACAGCAGATTCAGCACAAG GACATGGCTACAGGTTCCACTCCGAAGACTGGCAAGGCTCTTGATCCAAAG ACAGTCAGAAGACTTGCTCAGAATCGCGAAGCTGCACGCAAAAGCCGGCTGCGAAAGAAG GCTTACATCCAGCAACTTGAGAGCAGCAAACTGAAACTTGCTCAGATGGAACAGGACGTGCAGCGAGCCCGTTCCCAG GGTCTCTTTCTTGGAGGAGGTCCAGGTGCAAACACCAGCTCAG GCGCCGCGATGTTCGACGTGGGGTACGCCCGATGGCTGGACGACCACGGCCGGCGCATGGCCGAGCTGCAGGGAGCCCTGCACGCGCATCTGCCGGATGGTGACCTCAGAGCCATCGTCGACGACACCCTGACTCACCATGACGAGCTCTTCCAGCTCAAGGTCGTGGCAGCCAAGTCCGACGTGTCCCACCTCATCACCGGGGCGTGGACGACCCCGGCGGAGCGTTGCTTTCTCTGGATGGGTGGATTCAGGCCCTCTGATCTGCTCAAG ACACTGCTACCCCAGCTAGATCCCCTGACTGAGCAGCAAGTGGTAGGCATATGCAACCTTCAACGGTCATCACAGGAGGCAGAGGAAGCTCTCTCCCAGGGCCTGGAGCAGCTGCATCAGTCACTAGCTGACACCATGGCAGGTGGATCTCTGATTGACGACATCAACATGAGCTTCATGGGTCAAATGGCCCTTGCCCTCGGCAAGCTGGCAAACCTTGAAGGTTTTGTGATACAG GCTGATAACTTGAGGCAGCAGGCTCTTCATCAGATGCACCGGATTCTGACAGTTAGGCAGGCAGCTAGGTGTTTCTTGGCCATTG GATGCTGGTGGCAGATGAAGGCAATTGTGGAGAGATAA